The following proteins come from a genomic window of Corallococcus sp. NCRR:
- a CDS encoding helix-turn-helix transcriptional regulator, with amino-acid sequence MIDLISEDQRLLQELEGLLEGLEPGSEALPTVLVALRGALRAERTAAYGVDVGPDRYHTSFVHGVGFPQPPSVLSEAFDASLPPAGSHFGYFDPARPPLAQRNRAMRFSPLGMSEPLRALPITGEGEGPLWERLGLSEEEWEHARTQLAGHASQLYRQLGLEQLAQLRVLVCEGDMLLGWVGAFRTEPFTEREQRLLQALTPAIQRRMAMDRRLREAGLLGPALGAALEVLGRPAWVVTFSGRVMHANKAGQARWEQDSQALAAQVRECLRSPPGTGPLFSSGPLRTQGLPDHYLVLDPGPPMEPTSRLPVLSQRWGLTAREAQVLEHVVQGETNKAIALHLGCAERTVEVHVTHLLNKAQVESRSALISRFFQS; translated from the coding sequence GTGATTGATTTGATTTCCGAGGACCAACGCCTCTTGCAGGAGCTGGAGGGCCTTCTGGAGGGGTTGGAGCCCGGCTCCGAGGCCCTGCCGACGGTCCTCGTCGCGCTCCGAGGCGCCCTGCGCGCGGAGCGGACGGCGGCCTACGGCGTGGACGTGGGCCCGGACCGCTATCACACGTCGTTCGTGCACGGCGTGGGCTTCCCTCAGCCGCCCTCCGTCCTCTCCGAGGCCTTTGACGCATCGCTGCCACCGGCGGGCAGCCACTTCGGCTATTTCGATCCCGCGCGTCCGCCGCTGGCCCAGCGCAACCGGGCGATGCGCTTCTCGCCCCTGGGCATGTCGGAGCCGCTGCGCGCCCTGCCCATCACCGGCGAGGGCGAGGGCCCGCTGTGGGAGCGGTTGGGATTGAGCGAGGAGGAGTGGGAGCACGCGCGGACGCAGCTGGCCGGGCATGCCTCCCAGCTCTACCGGCAATTGGGATTGGAGCAACTGGCGCAGCTGCGGGTGCTGGTGTGCGAAGGCGACATGCTGCTGGGGTGGGTGGGCGCCTTCCGGACGGAGCCCTTCACGGAGCGGGAGCAGCGGCTGTTGCAGGCGCTGACGCCCGCCATCCAGCGGCGGATGGCCATGGACCGGCGGCTGCGCGAGGCGGGCCTGCTGGGGCCGGCGCTGGGCGCGGCGCTGGAGGTGCTGGGGCGGCCCGCGTGGGTCGTCACGTTCAGCGGCCGGGTGATGCACGCGAACAAGGCGGGGCAGGCGCGGTGGGAGCAGGACTCCCAGGCGCTGGCGGCGCAGGTGCGCGAGTGTCTGCGGAGCCCGCCGGGCACGGGGCCGTTGTTCTCCTCCGGCCCGCTGCGCACGCAGGGGCTGCCGGACCACTACCTGGTGCTGGACCCCGGACCGCCGATGGAGCCGACGTCGCGGCTGCCCGTGCTGAGCCAGCGCTGGGGGCTCACCGCGCGCGAGGCGCAGGTGCTGGAGCACGTGGTGCAGGGAGAGACGAACAAGGCCATCGCCCTGCACCTGGGCTGCGCCGAGCGCACGGTGGAGGTGCACGTCACGCACCTGCTGAACAAGGCGCAGGTGGAGAGCCGCTCCGCGCTCATCTCTCGCTTCTTCCAGTCCTGA
- a CDS encoding metallophosphoesterase — protein MDEALLRKALARADAAVARGPHAVPADGRRRTLHVAMGDPQADFDRVLSILSLHGLLDEAGGLRPDACLVCVGDYFDWGPAADRERVARSALRLVAWLASHPADQAVMLLGNHDLGRVGELADFTDATFRAAQVEADRIYAGDDTDAAAERAFLQRWPGLPTVELAARDFSTWTEEQRAWVEHLLRARRFRVAHAAGDSLLVLHAGVTREDLGVVGLEPERWAEARAVAEALNGVMDRAVAAWKGGPLVLPGLHHPGNAKDGEGVGIFYQRPSLAAEDGERVRGTPRRRFDPRRLPLGLTQVVGHTRDKRVRELVSPGPVRDGVLRHLVTDGTRVDYAHGPPPVTGPGEAVMVFTDGAMREGRAEDFELFDLAGRRAVPLAP, from the coding sequence ATGGATGAAGCGCTCTTGAGGAAGGCGCTGGCCCGCGCCGACGCGGCGGTGGCGAGGGGGCCACACGCGGTGCCGGCGGATGGGCGGCGGCGCACGCTGCACGTGGCGATGGGGGACCCGCAGGCGGACTTCGACCGGGTGCTGTCCATCCTCTCGCTGCACGGGCTGCTGGACGAAGCGGGAGGGCTGCGGCCGGACGCGTGCCTGGTGTGCGTGGGCGACTACTTCGACTGGGGCCCGGCGGCGGACCGGGAGCGCGTGGCCCGGAGCGCGCTCCGGCTGGTGGCGTGGCTCGCGTCCCATCCAGCGGATCAGGCGGTGATGCTCCTGGGCAACCACGACCTGGGGCGCGTGGGCGAGCTGGCGGACTTCACGGATGCGACGTTCCGCGCGGCACAGGTGGAGGCGGACCGGATCTACGCGGGAGACGACACCGACGCGGCGGCGGAGCGGGCCTTCCTCCAGCGCTGGCCCGGATTGCCGACGGTGGAGCTGGCGGCGCGGGACTTCAGCACCTGGACCGAGGAGCAGCGCGCGTGGGTGGAGCATCTGCTGCGAGCACGGCGCTTCCGCGTGGCACATGCGGCCGGAGACTCGCTGCTGGTGCTGCACGCGGGCGTCACGCGCGAGGACCTGGGGGTCGTGGGGCTCGAGCCCGAACGGTGGGCGGAGGCGCGCGCGGTGGCGGAGGCGCTCAACGGCGTGATGGACCGGGCGGTGGCGGCGTGGAAGGGCGGGCCGCTCGTGCTGCCGGGGCTGCATCATCCGGGCAATGCGAAGGATGGCGAGGGCGTGGGCATCTTCTACCAGCGGCCCAGCCTCGCCGCGGAGGACGGGGAGCGCGTGCGGGGAACGCCCCGGCGCAGGTTTGATCCGCGGAGGTTGCCGCTCGGGTTGACCCAGGTGGTGGGCCACACGCGGGACAAGCGGGTGCGGGAGCTGGTGTCACCCGGTCCCGTGCGCGACGGAGTGCTGCGCCACCTGGTGACGGACGGGACGCGCGTGGACTACGCGCACGGCCCGCCGCCCGTGACGGGCCCGGGTGAGGCGGTGATGGTGTTCACCGACGGCGCCATGCGCGAGGGCCGCGCGGAGGACTTCGAGCTGTTCGACCTGGCTGGCCGTCGCGCGGTGCCGCTGGCTCCGTGA
- a CDS encoding thioredoxin family protein has translation MRSLLACLLLSGSIACTATNANAPAPASAEAHAEGPLPFIPDDYARALADAKAKGVPLFVDTWAPWCHTCRSMRAYVFTDKALAKHADRFVWLELNTDLTQNATFQEKYPVEFWPTFFIIDPREEKALLRFAGSATVPQLERLFEDGERAWQGGATGAEALLARGDALYGERKPAEAAEALSLALAEAPADWSRRGRALESLLMAQYGAKQYVPCAQKAVAELPKVPRSLSLANGVLNGLTCALAIPEGTPEAADLRHALEAKARDVLAPPAIDMEADDRSGLYEVLVEARKQDKDTAGAKQVAQQWLTFLEGEAAKAPNPEARSVFDSHRMLAAMTLEQPQRAIPALEQSEKDLPQDYNPPARLATLYRLSGRLDDALAANDRALARVQGARRLSVLSGRADIQVARKDTAGAVKTLEEALAFAKTLPAAQVSPRQVESLEKKLAGLKSPAAVPGAAP, from the coding sequence ATGCGCTCCCTCCTCGCCTGCCTGCTCCTGTCGGGGTCCATCGCCTGCACGGCCACGAACGCCAACGCGCCCGCGCCCGCGTCCGCCGAGGCCCACGCCGAAGGCCCGCTGCCCTTCATCCCGGACGACTACGCCCGCGCGCTCGCGGACGCGAAGGCGAAGGGTGTGCCCCTGTTCGTCGACACCTGGGCGCCGTGGTGCCACACCTGCCGCTCCATGCGCGCGTATGTCTTCACGGACAAGGCGCTGGCGAAGCACGCGGATCGCTTCGTGTGGCTGGAGCTCAACACCGACCTGACCCAGAACGCGACGTTCCAGGAGAAGTACCCGGTGGAGTTCTGGCCCACCTTCTTCATCATCGACCCGCGCGAGGAGAAGGCCCTGCTGCGCTTCGCCGGCAGCGCGACGGTGCCCCAACTGGAGCGCCTCTTCGAGGACGGCGAGCGCGCCTGGCAGGGCGGCGCCACCGGAGCAGAGGCGCTGCTCGCCCGGGGTGATGCCCTCTACGGAGAGCGCAAGCCCGCGGAGGCCGCCGAGGCGCTGTCGCTCGCGCTCGCGGAGGCGCCCGCCGATTGGTCCCGCCGGGGCCGCGCGCTGGAGTCGCTGCTGATGGCGCAGTACGGAGCGAAGCAGTACGTGCCCTGCGCACAGAAGGCGGTGGCGGAGCTGCCGAAGGTGCCGCGCTCACTCAGCCTGGCCAACGGCGTCCTCAACGGGCTCACCTGCGCGCTGGCCATCCCGGAAGGGACGCCCGAGGCGGCGGACCTGCGGCACGCGCTGGAGGCGAAGGCGCGCGACGTGCTGGCGCCGCCCGCCATCGACATGGAGGCGGATGACCGCTCCGGCCTGTACGAGGTGCTGGTGGAGGCGCGCAAGCAGGACAAGGACACCGCGGGCGCGAAGCAGGTGGCCCAGCAGTGGCTGACGTTCCTGGAGGGCGAGGCCGCGAAGGCGCCGAACCCGGAGGCGCGCAGCGTGTTCGATTCGCACCGCATGCTCGCGGCGATGACGCTGGAGCAGCCGCAGCGGGCCATCCCCGCGCTGGAACAGAGCGAGAAAGACCTGCCACAGGACTACAACCCGCCCGCGCGGCTCGCGACGCTGTACCGCCTGTCGGGCCGGCTGGACGACGCGCTCGCCGCGAACGACCGGGCGCTGGCGCGGGTGCAGGGGGCGCGGCGGCTGTCCGTGCTCTCCGGCCGCGCGGACATCCAGGTCGCGCGCAAGGACACCGCGGGCGCGGTGAAGACGCTGGAGGAGGCGCTCGCCTTCGCGAAGACGCTGCCCGCCGCGCAGGTGTCCCCGCGTCAGGTGGAGTCGCTGGAGAAGAAGCTCGCCGGCCTCAAGTCGCCCGCCGCCGTGCCTGGCGCGGCGCCGTAG
- a CDS encoding GTPase, with product MKDPRALRTALASALDALPASERFPDGGDADVARRLAERLRRDLLPRLGDGDAPLLLVAIAGPNNVGKSTLFNSLAKASLSPARPEGGLTKQCLAAANQETWTGALKDMLTQRYDIIPVADGTVAPVDEAGPAGRLYLVLSEAVPRGLLVMDTPDFDSVYRDNRERAEALLVTVDVLVFVVSRQTYQNAALVDFLRAAVGHGKPYLLVYNEATREDVARGHLDKLAQDVGHPPLARYLAPHQPDVEAGLKPLATEALDGRPPLAALLGQAEHARELKARALEASLSDARSELDAVAKAATRAAREPERLRQRLRHDLQGIGAQAALKAVPADVLVDAFRDELDARSTFHRFVRLPFRGLATALTFVSRKVRESFTGPQPHEALPSQAVDDSLKDGLRRLVDAFAPEVAAWRGDGETREKLAQAFGPAMLGRLDAPLDLGALHAHAADRATLYDFCRQLVGSELQGGMREELLQALTTLVYSVPSGAAAVVTVATGGLGHDAVVWAGTLLSTPLLERFVDLLGAQVRATVTRKWADAHGATLARALETRFFAELLSHLDAQAEGWLRTASTLETARRAAE from the coding sequence ATGAAGGACCCTCGCGCCCTGCGCACCGCCCTCGCGTCCGCCCTGGACGCCCTGCCCGCCTCCGAGCGCTTCCCCGACGGCGGTGACGCCGACGTGGCCCGCCGCCTGGCTGAACGCCTGCGCCGCGACCTGCTGCCCCGCCTGGGAGATGGGGACGCGCCGCTGCTCCTCGTGGCCATCGCCGGCCCCAACAACGTCGGGAAGTCCACGCTCTTCAACTCGCTGGCGAAGGCGTCCCTGTCCCCCGCGCGGCCCGAGGGCGGGCTCACCAAGCAGTGCCTGGCCGCGGCGAATCAAGAGACGTGGACGGGCGCGCTGAAGGACATGCTGACCCAGCGCTACGACATCATCCCGGTGGCCGACGGCACCGTGGCGCCCGTGGACGAGGCCGGGCCCGCGGGCCGGCTGTACCTGGTGCTGTCGGAGGCCGTCCCGCGCGGGCTGCTGGTGATGGACACGCCGGACTTCGACAGCGTGTACCGCGACAACCGCGAGCGGGCCGAGGCGCTGCTCGTCACGGTGGACGTGCTGGTGTTCGTGGTGAGCCGGCAGACGTACCAGAACGCGGCGCTGGTGGACTTCCTGCGCGCGGCGGTGGGCCACGGCAAGCCGTACCTGCTCGTCTACAACGAGGCCACGCGCGAGGACGTGGCGCGCGGCCACCTGGACAAGCTGGCCCAGGACGTGGGCCACCCGCCCCTCGCGCGCTACCTGGCGCCGCACCAGCCGGACGTGGAGGCGGGGCTGAAGCCGCTGGCCACGGAGGCGCTGGATGGACGGCCGCCGCTCGCCGCGCTGCTGGGACAGGCGGAACATGCGCGCGAGCTGAAGGCGCGGGCGCTGGAGGCGTCGCTGTCGGATGCGCGCTCGGAGCTGGACGCGGTGGCGAAAGCGGCGACCCGCGCGGCCCGTGAGCCGGAGCGGTTGAGGCAGCGGCTGCGGCACGACCTGCAAGGCATTGGCGCGCAGGCGGCGCTGAAGGCCGTGCCCGCGGACGTGCTGGTGGATGCGTTCCGCGACGAGTTGGATGCGCGCAGCACCTTCCACCGGTTCGTGCGGCTGCCGTTCCGGGGGCTGGCCACGGCGCTCACGTTCGTGAGCCGCAAGGTGCGCGAGTCCTTCACCGGGCCCCAGCCGCATGAGGCGCTGCCCTCGCAGGCGGTGGATGACTCGCTGAAGGACGGGCTGCGCAGGCTGGTGGATGCCTTCGCGCCGGAGGTGGCCGCGTGGCGCGGGGACGGGGAGACGCGCGAGAAGCTGGCGCAGGCGTTCGGACCCGCGATGCTCGGCCGGCTGGATGCGCCGCTGGACCTGGGCGCGCTGCACGCGCACGCGGCGGACCGGGCCACGCTGTATGACTTCTGCCGCCAACTGGTGGGCAGCGAGCTGCAGGGCGGCATGCGCGAGGAGCTGCTCCAGGCGCTCACCACGCTGGTGTACTCGGTGCCATCCGGCGCGGCGGCGGTGGTGACGGTGGCCACCGGCGGCCTGGGCCATGACGCGGTGGTGTGGGCGGGGACGCTCCTGTCCACGCCGCTGCTGGAGCGCTTCGTGGACCTGCTGGGCGCCCAGGTGCGCGCGACGGTGACGCGCAAGTGGGCGGACGCGCACGGGGCCACGCTGGCGCGGGCCCTGGAGACGCGCTTCTTCGCGGAGCTGTTGTCCCACCTGGACGCCCAGGCGGAGGGCTGGCTGCGCACGGCCTCCACCCTGGAGACGGCACGGCGGGCGGCGGAGTAG
- the traA gene encoding outer membrane exchange protein TraA yields MASNVWTRTTAEYPQSQSLYTDNLNAYMEENRATRMTSVLRSAFDLSNNLNDGRILSYGDFVNVVSGCAQGGCPFHYNNSSTRFVSRFRGYLNVTPAMVGRVLHFGFYADDAISLVLFDKASRRYDIIIRPPELGAPTRRTTNSVTFTQSGLYPIELLYVQIVEHAALEFAVLDGAFTDFDQPAGEDPVVPLNTAGFSLVQPAQLFQTETGRPSFPDNLDQCVQCNRQFANQPGNGSCGPSYYCNSAALCAPCDTNLLCGDTCSPCGPTAPICAQVNGQFTCVACTQNSDCATGRCDTTNNVCTGCVRDSDCGSGQVCDEPNFTCVQCTSDAECPGSQVCDLTANTCVECNEDTQCDRGESCSNHVCTPCNTNDACAGNSCNCCPKGTQCAAPTPGAPPSCVECTTDSQCSNGQRCDTLNGACVDSIAECNTSDRCGPGCSKCPGERPFCLDGEVCVQCRNDLECGDGQTCVSGECSSCTTDNRCGPRCDSCGGDTPFCLSDGTVQNSVCVGCVNDSDCGSGTCDPTTRTCSNTGACAVTCAEGTVCDGSACVECFADAHCPCGGTCDLTSNTCLETCADSGDCLGVEFCSAETQQCERGRRKPGTEPQGGAFCCGTTAEATPTGSTAMLVTLALGFLFLRSARRVR; encoded by the coding sequence ATGGCGTCCAACGTGTGGACGCGCACCACGGCGGAGTATCCGCAAAGTCAGTCGCTCTATACGGACAACCTGAATGCTTACATGGAGGAGAACCGCGCGACGCGCATGACCTCCGTGCTGCGCTCCGCGTTCGACCTGTCGAACAACCTGAACGACGGTCGAATCCTGAGCTACGGCGACTTCGTCAACGTGGTCTCGGGCTGCGCCCAGGGCGGCTGCCCCTTCCACTACAACAATTCAAGCACGCGCTTCGTCTCACGCTTCCGCGGCTACTTGAATGTCACTCCGGCCATGGTCGGGCGCGTCCTGCACTTCGGCTTCTACGCCGATGACGCCATCAGCCTCGTCCTGTTCGACAAGGCAAGCAGACGCTACGACATCATCATCCGGCCGCCGGAGTTGGGGGCGCCAACACGACGCACCACCAACTCCGTCACCTTCACCCAATCCGGGCTTTACCCTATTGAACTGCTCTACGTGCAGATCGTGGAGCACGCTGCGCTGGAGTTCGCCGTCCTGGACGGAGCATTCACGGACTTCGATCAGCCCGCTGGTGAGGATCCGGTCGTCCCGCTCAACACCGCTGGCTTCTCGCTGGTCCAGCCCGCGCAGCTGTTCCAGACAGAGACCGGCCGCCCGTCGTTCCCGGACAACCTGGACCAGTGCGTCCAGTGCAACCGGCAGTTCGCGAACCAGCCCGGCAATGGCAGTTGTGGTCCGTCCTACTACTGCAACTCCGCTGCGCTCTGCGCGCCCTGTGACACGAACCTCCTGTGCGGAGACACGTGCTCACCTTGCGGTCCTACCGCGCCCATCTGCGCGCAGGTCAACGGTCAGTTCACCTGCGTCGCGTGCACCCAGAACAGTGACTGCGCCACGGGCCGCTGCGACACCACCAACAACGTGTGCACTGGCTGCGTCCGCGACTCCGATTGCGGCTCCGGCCAGGTCTGCGACGAGCCGAACTTCACCTGCGTCCAGTGCACCTCCGACGCGGAGTGCCCCGGCAGCCAGGTCTGTGACCTCACCGCGAACACCTGCGTCGAGTGCAACGAAGACACCCAATGCGACCGTGGCGAGTCGTGCTCCAACCACGTCTGCACGCCCTGCAACACCAACGACGCCTGCGCCGGCAACTCCTGCAACTGCTGCCCCAAGGGCACCCAGTGCGCCGCGCCCACTCCCGGCGCCCCGCCCTCCTGCGTCGAGTGCACCACCGACAGCCAGTGCTCCAACGGCCAGCGCTGCGACACCCTGAACGGCGCCTGCGTCGACAGCATCGCCGAGTGCAACACCTCCGACCGCTGCGGCCCCGGCTGCTCCAAGTGCCCCGGCGAGCGCCCCTTCTGTCTCGACGGCGAGGTCTGCGTCCAGTGCCGCAACGACCTGGAATGCGGCGACGGCCAGACCTGCGTCAGCGGTGAGTGCAGCTCCTGCACCACCGACAATCGCTGTGGTCCCCGCTGTGACTCGTGCGGCGGTGACACCCCGTTCTGCCTCTCCGACGGCACCGTGCAGAACAGCGTGTGCGTGGGCTGCGTCAATGACTCCGACTGCGGCAGCGGCACCTGCGACCCCACCACCCGCACCTGCTCCAACACCGGCGCCTGCGCCGTGACGTGCGCGGAAGGCACCGTGTGCGACGGCTCCGCGTGCGTCGAGTGCTTCGCGGATGCCCACTGCCCCTGCGGCGGCACCTGCGACCTCACGTCCAACACCTGTCTCGAAACGTGCGCCGACAGCGGCGACTGCCTGGGCGTCGAGTTCTGCTCCGCCGAAACCCAGCAGTGCGAACGCGGCCGCCGCAAACCCGGCACTGAACCCCAGGGCGGCGCCTTCTGCTGCGGCACCACCGCCGAGGCCACGCCCACCGGCAGCACCGCCATGCTGGTCACCCTCGCCCTGGGCTTCCTCTTCCTGCGCTCCGCCCGCCGCGTCCGATGA
- the traB gene encoding outer membrane exchange protein TraB, whose translation MKPSRTPLLPLLLALALSTAAHAAPDPRFNIQVFRPSGAPQDLVMVTQSRPLSHLSVSAGPYFSYSINPLSLVPKDGDLGSISLVGNRLQLDVMATVGLFDWFEVGVDMPLVLLQGGQNLEVIGTEGPVESFALGDLRLMGKVAIPGFRRSAEGHGWGAALTLNVSFPTGVQEAFAGDGELTWAPGLVLDYRFESGILLAFNGGFWKRPDVIFSGVQLGDMAPFGLGTEVPLLRGSGITALGMVNGAVGLKKAPGQERQIPAELLIGLRWYSSLGVTFTFGGGLGCGCSLASPNLSFFTSILWVPAKTREWEAIERFKEPPEPPPPPVDPDFDGVIGERDRCPNLAGPVENSGCPDTDADSDGVVDRIDKCPDVPQGKRGRDGCPLARTSGNKIVILEQVNFATDQDVILSESYPVLEEVARVMEENPKMDRILIEGHTDSRASDQYNLDLSKRRAASVKRFLIESGVAAERVCSQGFGRSMPVADNATEEGMALNRRVEFTIQPPSDGPRPPCPDDVEAASKKKPGKRPAPKSPAPKKKP comes from the coding sequence ATGAAGCCCTCCCGCACGCCGCTGCTCCCGCTGCTGCTGGCCCTCGCGCTGTCCACCGCCGCCCACGCCGCGCCGGATCCGCGCTTCAACATCCAGGTCTTCCGCCCCTCCGGCGCGCCGCAGGACCTGGTGATGGTCACCCAGTCCCGGCCCCTGTCCCACCTGTCCGTCTCCGCCGGGCCCTACTTCAGCTATTCCATCAACCCGCTCTCGCTCGTCCCCAAGGACGGAGACCTGGGCTCCATCAGCCTCGTGGGCAACCGGCTCCAGTTGGATGTCATGGCCACCGTCGGCCTCTTCGACTGGTTCGAGGTCGGCGTGGACATGCCGCTCGTGCTCCTCCAGGGCGGCCAGAACCTGGAGGTCATCGGCACCGAAGGGCCCGTGGAGAGCTTCGCCCTGGGCGACCTGCGCCTGATGGGCAAGGTGGCCATCCCCGGCTTCCGCCGCTCCGCGGAGGGCCACGGCTGGGGCGCGGCGCTCACGCTCAACGTCAGCTTCCCCACCGGCGTGCAGGAGGCGTTCGCGGGCGACGGCGAGCTCACCTGGGCGCCGGGCCTGGTGCTCGATTACCGCTTCGAGTCCGGCATCCTGCTCGCCTTCAACGGCGGCTTCTGGAAGCGGCCGGACGTCATCTTCAGCGGCGTGCAGCTGGGAGACATGGCGCCGTTCGGCCTGGGCACGGAGGTGCCCCTGTTGCGCGGCAGCGGCATCACCGCGCTGGGCATGGTGAACGGCGCGGTCGGCCTCAAGAAGGCGCCGGGCCAGGAGCGGCAGATTCCCGCGGAGCTGCTCATCGGCCTGCGCTGGTACAGCTCGCTGGGCGTCACCTTCACCTTCGGCGGCGGCCTGGGCTGCGGCTGCTCGCTGGCGTCTCCAAACCTGAGCTTCTTCACGTCCATCCTCTGGGTGCCCGCCAAGACGCGCGAGTGGGAGGCCATCGAGCGCTTCAAGGAGCCGCCCGAGCCGCCCCCGCCGCCCGTGGACCCCGACTTCGACGGCGTCATCGGTGAGCGCGACCGCTGCCCCAACCTCGCGGGCCCGGTGGAGAACAGCGGCTGCCCGGACACCGACGCGGACTCCGACGGCGTGGTGGACCGCATCGACAAGTGCCCGGACGTCCCGCAGGGCAAGCGCGGCCGCGACGGCTGTCCGCTCGCGCGCACGTCGGGGAACAAGATCGTCATCCTGGAGCAGGTGAACTTCGCCACCGACCAGGACGTCATCCTCTCCGAGTCCTACCCGGTGCTGGAGGAGGTCGCGCGGGTGATGGAGGAGAACCCGAAGATGGACCGCATCCTCATCGAGGGTCACACCGACTCGCGCGCCAGCGACCAGTACAACCTGGACCTGTCCAAGCGCCGCGCCGCCAGCGTGAAGCGCTTCCTCATCGAGAGCGGCGTCGCCGCGGAGCGCGTGTGCTCGCAGGGCTTCGGGCGCAGCATGCCCGTGGCCGACAACGCCACCGAGGAGGGCATGGCCCTCAACCGCCGCGTGGAGTTCACCATCCAGCCGCCGAGCGACGGGCCGCGCCCGCCCTGCCCGGATGACGTGGAGGCCGCGTCCAAGAAGAAGCCCGGCAAGCGCCCCGCTCCGAAGTCTCCGGCGCCGAAGAAGAAGCCGTAG
- a CDS encoding Ig-like domain-containing protein, producing MKTSRPVSFSLLGFLALGVLGACGPTPTTITLEPPEQRYLRTQGQNLPLSYTVLDADGRKMMDTRLRWTSSAPEVASVLEDGTVVARKSGKTIIGVQGGRAKAALPLDLTILASLDVRAPGADFVEVGRTIKLRVVARNEAGHVIPDAAPDFRSSNEAVARVENGELIAASAGVATVSATLGHLHRAIAVQVVPPDFARLGLNLTSYTFKKKGQSVMVQARAYNRNGVALEKVPLEWFSSNSAVVTVSPEGRVTAVGKGRAVVSVVAGRRRTAADFIVE from the coding sequence GTGAAGACCTCACGTCCCGTCTCCTTTTCCCTGTTGGGGTTCCTCGCGCTGGGTGTCCTGGGCGCATGTGGACCGACGCCCACGACCATCACCCTGGAGCCGCCCGAGCAGCGCTACCTGCGCACCCAGGGGCAGAACCTGCCGCTCAGCTACACGGTGTTGGACGCGGACGGGCGCAAGATGATGGACACGCGCCTGCGCTGGACCAGCTCCGCGCCGGAGGTGGCCTCCGTGCTGGAGGACGGCACGGTGGTGGCGCGCAAGTCCGGGAAGACCATCATCGGCGTGCAGGGGGGACGCGCGAAAGCGGCGCTGCCGTTGGACCTGACCATCCTCGCGTCGCTGGACGTGCGCGCGCCGGGCGCGGACTTCGTGGAGGTGGGGCGCACCATCAAGCTGCGCGTGGTGGCGCGCAATGAAGCGGGCCACGTCATCCCCGACGCGGCGCCCGACTTCCGCTCCAGCAACGAGGCCGTGGCACGCGTGGAGAACGGCGAGCTCATCGCCGCGTCGGCCGGCGTGGCCACCGTCTCCGCGACGCTGGGGCACCTGCACCGCGCCATCGCCGTGCAGGTGGTGCCGCCGGACTTCGCGCGCCTGGGGCTGAACCTCACCTCGTACACCTTCAAGAAGAAGGGCCAGTCGGTGATGGTCCAGGCGCGCGCGTACAACCGCAACGGCGTGGCGCTGGAGAAGGTGCCGCTGGAGTGGTTCAGCTCCAACAGCGCCGTGGTGACGGTGTCGCCCGAGGGCCGCGTGACGGCCGTGGGCAAGGGCCGCGCGGTGGTGTCGGTGGTGGCCGGCCGCCGCCGCACGGCCGCCGACTTCATCGTCGAGTAG